One genomic window of Pseudomonadales bacterium includes the following:
- the rluD gene encoding 23S rRNA pseudouridine(1911/1915/1917) synthase RluD, whose protein sequence is MSGDIQTIEAEMTVSEALAGSRLDQIAAQLFPEYSRSRIQQWIKQGDLRVNGERKKSKEKLFGGELLTLNAELAAEGEWNPEPLALDITYEDDTLLVINKPAGLVVHPAAGNRQGTLLNGLLSHHPQLENVPRAGIVHRLDKDTTGLMVVAKTLAAHHSLIKQLQARTVSREYQAVCYGVMTGGGTVEADIGRHPKARTKMAVVGKGGKPAITHYRVMQRYRDFSHIRVKLETGRTHQIRVHMAHIGYPLVGDSVYAGRLKIPKAASESLVEMLRGFPRQALHAAELGLIHPDTEDYMCWQAPLPADFETLLSVLQRENLA, encoded by the coding sequence ATTGCCGCACAATTATTCCCCGAATACTCCCGTTCAAGAATCCAGCAGTGGATAAAACAGGGTGACTTGCGTGTAAACGGTGAGCGAAAGAAATCGAAAGAGAAACTGTTTGGGGGCGAGCTGTTAACGCTGAATGCGGAGCTGGCAGCCGAAGGAGAATGGAACCCTGAACCGCTGGCTCTGGATATTACCTATGAAGACGATACCTTGCTGGTAATTAACAAACCGGCAGGGCTGGTGGTTCATCCTGCGGCAGGAAATCGGCAGGGAACTCTGCTGAATGGCTTGTTAAGTCATCATCCGCAACTTGAAAATGTGCCTCGTGCAGGTATTGTTCATCGGCTGGATAAGGACACCACAGGCTTGATGGTGGTTGCCAAGACCCTTGCTGCCCACCACTCGTTGATTAAACAGCTGCAGGCACGCACCGTCAGCCGGGAATATCAGGCCGTTTGCTACGGTGTCATGACCGGTGGAGGCACAGTGGAGGCTGATATCGGTCGTCACCCCAAAGCGCGCACTAAAATGGCGGTAGTGGGCAAGGGGGGGAAACCGGCGATCACACATTACCGTGTGATGCAGCGGTATCGGGATTTCAGTCATATCAGAGTGAAACTGGAAACCGGGCGCACACACCAGATTCGCGTGCATATGGCGCATATCGGTTATCCACTTGTCGGTGATTCTGTGTATGCCGGCCGGTTGAAAATACCCAAAGCTGCCAGCGAATCGCTGGTGGAAATGTTGCGAGGATTCCCCCGGCAGGCATTGCATGCTGCCGAGCTGGGACTGATACACCCGGATACAGAAGATTATATGTGCTGGCAAGCACCGCTGCCTGCCGATTTTGAAACGTTACTGTCAGTATTGCAGCGGGAGAATTTGGCATAA
- the pgeF gene encoding peptidoglycan editing factor PgeF, with protein MSTNIIFPDWPAPPSVQAVITTRIGGVSECPYYSFNLATHVGDSEACVQRNRRLLSERLALPAEPQWLNQTHGIRIVPAQNDGVVRDADGSYSQHPNQICLVQTADCLPILLCNQEGSEVAALHAGWRGLAAGIVSEGVQRFSSAKLLAYLGPAISQSNFEVGVDVVRAFTEQAGNWESRQEIINCFQQKGPQHWLADLYALARLALKAAGVRLVYGGNYCTYSDSEHFFSFRRDGETGRIASLIWVE; from the coding sequence ATGAGTACGAACATTATATTTCCCGACTGGCCTGCCCCCCCTTCCGTTCAGGCCGTCATTACAACCCGGATCGGTGGTGTCAGTGAGTGCCCTTATTACAGCTTTAATCTGGCAACACATGTGGGTGATAGTGAGGCGTGTGTACAGAGAAATCGACGGCTGTTGTCTGAAAGGCTTGCGCTTCCCGCTGAACCGCAATGGTTAAATCAAACCCATGGTATACGGATTGTTCCTGCGCAAAACGATGGCGTTGTGCGGGATGCAGATGGTAGCTACAGTCAGCATCCGAATCAGATATGCCTGGTGCAAACTGCCGATTGTCTGCCCATTCTGTTGTGCAATCAGGAAGGCTCCGAGGTTGCAGCATTGCATGCAGGCTGGCGTGGGCTGGCTGCAGGTATTGTCAGTGAAGGTGTTCAGCGGTTTAGCTCTGCCAAGCTGTTGGCGTATCTTGGTCCGGCTATTAGCCAGTCAAACTTCGAAGTGGGTGTTGATGTGGTTAGGGCTTTCACTGAGCAAGCCGGTAACTGGGAAAGCAGGCAAGAGATCATCAACTGTTTTCAGCAGAAGGGTCCCCAGCACTGGCTGGCTGATTTGTACGCCTTGGCCAGGCTGGCCTTGAAGGCAGCTGGCGTTCGGCTGGTTTATGGTGGTAACTATTGCACCTACAGTGACAGTGAACATTTCTTCTCTTTTCGCAGGGATGGCGAAACAGGCCGCATCGCCAGCCTTATATGGGTGGAGTGA